One genomic region from Terriglobus aquaticus encodes:
- a CDS encoding PhzF family phenazine biosynthesis protein, translated as MSNSRPDANDTAAWLDWAQVDVFADAPYQGNMLAVFPDATGLTDAEMQAIARETNLSETTFVFPRDRAVEEQQGIRVRIFTTQEELPFAGHPTLGTASWLRAIRPELADAEKIILHLNVGPVLVRFPQSHSSDPAAAITAEMEQPEPIFLDTIGPGDLHRDLGLDTLELHPHLPPQIVSTGLPVLVVPLASFEALAALEPDPAREKTLRSATSAKFVYFLAQHDEHTWHARLPLYGGEDPATGSAAGCAISYLVEHGAAPPETAVTILQGRFVHRPSRILVQAALDTGRVCRVRVRGCTIPVATGRFLRP; from the coding sequence ATGTCAAACTCGCGCCCGGATGCGAACGACACCGCGGCTTGGCTCGACTGGGCGCAGGTGGACGTCTTTGCCGACGCGCCCTATCAGGGCAACATGCTCGCCGTCTTTCCCGACGCGACCGGTCTCACCGATGCGGAGATGCAGGCGATCGCACGCGAGACCAATCTGTCGGAGACCACGTTCGTCTTCCCCCGCGACCGCGCCGTGGAAGAGCAGCAGGGCATTCGCGTTCGCATCTTCACCACGCAGGAGGAGCTGCCGTTCGCCGGGCATCCCACGCTAGGCACAGCAAGCTGGCTTCGCGCCATCCGGCCCGAGCTCGCCGACGCGGAGAAGATCATCCTGCACCTGAACGTGGGGCCAGTGCTCGTGCGCTTCCCTCAGTCGCATTCATCCGATCCCGCAGCGGCCATCACGGCAGAGATGGAGCAGCCCGAGCCCATCTTTCTGGACACCATCGGCCCCGGTGACCTCCATCGCGACCTCGGGCTAGATACGCTTGAGCTCCACCCGCACTTGCCACCGCAGATCGTCAGCACGGGCCTGCCGGTGCTCGTCGTTCCGCTCGCCTCTTTCGAAGCGCTGGCCGCGCTAGAACCCGACCCCGCGCGGGAGAAGACTCTGCGGTCCGCGACATCTGCAAAGTTCGTCTACTTCCTGGCACAGCACGATGAGCACACGTGGCATGCGCGCCTTCCGCTCTACGGCGGGGAAGACCCGGCAACCGGTTCGGCGGCGGGTTGTGCCATCAGCTACCTGGTCGAGCACGGTGCCGCGCCGCCGGAAACAGCGGTCACGATCCTGCAGGGCAGGTTTGTCCATCGCCCCAGCCGCATTCTCGTCCAGGCGGCTCTTGACACCGGGCGAGTGTGCCGAGTGCGCGTTCGCGGCTGCACCATCCCCGTTGCAACCGGACGCTTTCTCCGTCCGTGA
- a CDS encoding peroxiredoxin codes for MSLRINDTAPDFTAETTQGPIHFHEWIGDGWAVLFSHPKDFTPVCTTELGAMAGLEAEFAKRGAKVIGLSVDPVDSHAKWAKDIEDVGGHPVTYPMIGDPELKIAKLYDMLAADAGETSEGRTPALNAPVRTVFVIGPDKKIKLHLAYPMTTGRNFDEILRVLDSMQLTAKHKVATPANWKQGDDVIITAAVSNEEADKSFPGYKTVKPYLRTAAQPQS; via the coding sequence ATGTCACTGCGCATCAACGACACCGCGCCCGACTTCACCGCAGAAACCACCCAGGGTCCCATTCATTTTCATGAGTGGATTGGCGATGGCTGGGCCGTTCTGTTCAGCCACCCCAAAGACTTTACGCCGGTTTGCACCACGGAGCTGGGCGCGATGGCTGGGCTGGAAGCGGAGTTCGCCAAGCGCGGCGCCAAGGTGATTGGTCTGAGCGTTGATCCCGTTGACAGCCATGCCAAGTGGGCGAAGGACATCGAGGACGTAGGCGGGCATCCTGTGACCTACCCGATGATCGGTGACCCGGAGCTGAAGATCGCGAAGCTGTACGACATGCTGGCCGCAGATGCTGGAGAGACCAGCGAAGGCCGCACGCCCGCGCTGAATGCTCCGGTGCGCACGGTGTTTGTCATTGGCCCGGACAAGAAGATCAAACTGCACCTGGCGTATCCGATGACCACGGGTCGCAACTTCGACGAGATCCTGCGCGTACTCGACTCCATGCAGTTGACGGCGAAGCACAAGGTGGCCACGCCGGCGAACTGGAAGCAGGGCGACGATGTGATCATCACCGCCGCGGTTTCCAACGAGGAAGCGGACAAGAGCTTCCCCGGCTACAAGACGGTGAAGCCGTACCTGCGCACGGCGGCCCAGCCGCAGTCGTAA
- a CDS encoding glycoside hydrolase family 55 protein: MLRSRLLLPFICLPCVCTPLLRSQAALGSADQSLGIVNVRSARFGARADGKADDTAALNTALAEARRLRALVFVPAGDYRLTATLDVTGLEIVGAGRENTVLHLDGAVQQNAVVSRGNTMLRDIGIHGGWDGRTRGLKGSGFAMLSDPNAKPPYFGYDTRLDNVSIQYTKEDCIFIEQGGYESLHNVKCNASGQNSLVMESDKNPGMATTTVNVDGMSTFSDTYGYAVFIHDGQTISFSGRTTMENTDGIRLTGGDGRTLKLSGIHQENTRTGKFLTAADSGGIGLTLTDNFMAGTPVFPEPSGELTHWGNVTTDANALGGTYSTGMPTAVRTMNAPDGEPVEIVPGGWRVGPAGPTVIGLLDHPAGAAWSARLTGHWMAGDGTPKVAHEFLVSNLHPVVQVGATSFRLSLNASGRLQVNVTPPPGDTGPFEFLGTVELIVDRHHGANQDVAIETPSAARLGTVRVNSLAGKGTSEVCVSEDGTLYRCKK, translated from the coding sequence ATGCTGCGCTCTCGTCTGCTGCTCCCGTTCATTTGCCTCCCGTGTGTTTGCACGCCGTTGCTTCGCAGCCAGGCTGCCCTGGGTTCCGCAGACCAGAGCCTCGGCATCGTCAATGTGCGTTCGGCAAGATTTGGTGCGCGGGCCGATGGCAAAGCCGATGACACCGCTGCGCTGAATACCGCACTCGCGGAAGCACGGCGCCTGCGTGCGCTAGTCTTCGTTCCCGCCGGTGACTACCGGTTGACTGCAACACTCGACGTCACCGGCCTAGAGATCGTTGGTGCAGGACGGGAGAACACGGTGCTGCACCTCGACGGGGCGGTGCAGCAGAATGCGGTGGTTAGCCGGGGCAATACGATGCTGCGCGACATCGGCATTCACGGTGGTTGGGACGGGCGTACCCGCGGCCTGAAAGGATCGGGCTTTGCCATGCTGTCGGACCCGAACGCGAAGCCGCCCTACTTCGGCTATGACACGCGGCTGGACAACGTCTCGATCCAGTACACGAAGGAGGATTGCATCTTCATTGAACAGGGCGGATACGAAAGCCTGCACAACGTGAAATGCAACGCTTCCGGGCAGAACAGCCTGGTGATGGAAAGCGACAAGAACCCCGGCATGGCGACAACGACGGTGAACGTGGATGGGATGTCCACCTTCAGCGATACCTATGGTTACGCAGTGTTCATTCACGATGGACAGACCATCAGCTTCAGCGGCCGAACCACCATGGAGAATACGGACGGCATTCGGCTGACCGGCGGGGATGGCCGCACCTTGAAGCTGTCTGGCATTCACCAGGAAAATACACGCACAGGCAAGTTCCTGACTGCGGCCGATTCCGGCGGCATCGGCCTGACTCTCACGGACAATTTCATGGCTGGCACGCCGGTGTTCCCGGAACCTTCGGGTGAGTTGACGCACTGGGGCAACGTGACTACCGACGCCAATGCACTTGGCGGTACCTACAGCACAGGCATGCCCACGGCAGTGCGGACGATGAACGCGCCCGATGGTGAACCTGTAGAGATTGTGCCGGGTGGGTGGCGGGTCGGCCCAGCTGGTCCGACCGTCATCGGCCTCCTGGATCATCCTGCGGGGGCGGCGTGGTCGGCGAGACTGACCGGGCACTGGATGGCGGGTGACGGCACGCCCAAGGTCGCGCACGAATTCCTGGTGAGCAACCTGCATCCGGTGGTGCAGGTGGGTGCCACATCGTTTCGGCTAAGTCTGAATGCGAGTGGCCGCCTCCAGGTCAACGTGACCCCACCTCCCGGAGACACGGGGCCGTTTGAGTTCCTCGGCACAGTGGAACTGATCGTGGATCGTCACCATGGAGCTAACCAGGACGTCGCGATCGAAACGCCGTCTGCCGCACGGCTGGGAACGGTCCGCGTGAACTCGTTGGCTGGCAAGGGAACGTCCGAAGTGTGCGTCAGCGAGGATGGAACGCTTTATCGCTGCAAGAAGTAA
- a CDS encoding sulfite exporter TauE/SafE family protein: MMTAPAAWLVVVVGALVGVLVGLTGTSGAFIIPTLVYVFGLTQLRAQGTSLFIALIPLWIAPLWSYARAGNVNWRLGATLAIGLAMGAFVGGRFAQHLPQTLLRRGFAVVLLIMAARMMLQK, from the coding sequence ATGATGACCGCTCCCGCAGCGTGGCTGGTCGTTGTTGTGGGAGCGCTGGTTGGCGTCCTGGTCGGCCTGACTGGAACCAGTGGCGCCTTCATCATCCCCACGCTGGTCTACGTCTTTGGCTTGACCCAGCTTCGTGCGCAGGGAACGTCACTCTTCATCGCGCTGATCCCGCTTTGGATCGCTCCGCTGTGGAGCTATGCCCGCGCCGGGAATGTGAACTGGCGGCTCGGCGCGACCCTGGCGATCGGTCTCGCGATGGGCGCGTTCGTCGGTGGACGGTTTGCCCAACATCTGCCGCAGACGTTGCTGCGCCGTGGGTTCGCGGTCGTTCTGCTCATCATGGCAGCCCGCATGATGCTGCAGAAATGA
- a CDS encoding penicillin-binding transpeptidase domain-containing protein gives MQTQSRQPLTAPIRRKRFAQVAVFFMAWIAIICGRLVWIQLVKHHDWVERAAKQQQRTFEVAPRRGVLYDRNLRELAVTVLAESVYAVPSELGDNRENVADIISGIVHVDPTDTFTARGSILARLNASRNFAWIARKLTPEQVQRIRELNLKGVYLQKEYKRFYPNSDLASQTLGYVGMDDTGLGGLEREFEDELHGAPGHVLTAVDAKRHALGSEEREPLPGENLVLTIDTNIQHIAERALDAQMEKMKAAHGTVVVQDPHTGQILALAIAPRYNPNDLKHQDPSILKNLAVSDVYEPGSTFKLLTYASAIDGAGVQPTDIVDCQGGAFTLFGRTLHDDKSDHFGRVTVKYALEHSSDVGAAKMALKLGNQRFYDYIRSFGFGDRSGIELPSETRGLLRPPKKWDAPSILSISIGQEVGVTPIQLVTMVSTIANGGTYLPPHVLLNASDYVKGDPRLQPAAFHPTTSLPAKLPDGAHRVISELTAAKMRDIMEGVVVEGTGKKAALNGYSAGGKTGTANKVDPVTHTYSHTKLVASFAGIAPVNNPAISIAVVIDTPTVGSRYGAETSAPVFQQVAQEVLEYLGVPHDRPLHPVKPGDEPAHPAAELAEDAPSEETGDLAALFAEANALPADDPLHGDQTATAKPVQTAQVVSTPTSSSKAAAIFAALPDKIMQAFREHGGSSFMPEEANVRPMPKPQPSTTVRSDGAVVVDASRKVAVPVFDGSALRTVIEKAGVAGLRVQPVGSGLAREQMPAAGTMVPVGTEVVVRFGR, from the coding sequence ATGCAGACGCAGTCCCGCCAGCCACTCACCGCGCCCATCCGTCGCAAACGCTTTGCGCAGGTCGCAGTGTTCTTCATGGCGTGGATCGCGATCATCTGCGGCCGTCTGGTCTGGATCCAACTGGTCAAGCATCACGACTGGGTAGAGCGCGCAGCCAAGCAGCAGCAGCGCACATTTGAAGTCGCGCCTCGCCGCGGCGTGCTGTATGACCGCAACCTCCGCGAGCTCGCGGTGACCGTACTCGCCGAATCGGTCTACGCGGTTCCAAGCGAACTGGGCGACAACCGCGAGAATGTGGCCGACATCATCTCCGGCATCGTTCACGTGGACCCGACCGACACTTTCACGGCTCGCGGTTCCATCCTGGCCCGCCTGAATGCGTCGCGCAACTTTGCCTGGATCGCCCGCAAGCTGACGCCCGAGCAGGTGCAGCGCATTCGCGAACTGAACCTGAAGGGCGTGTACCTACAGAAGGAATACAAGCGTTTCTATCCGAATAGCGACCTGGCGTCGCAAACGCTTGGATATGTCGGGATGGACGACACCGGCCTGGGCGGCCTGGAGCGCGAGTTCGAGGACGAACTGCACGGCGCACCCGGCCATGTGCTGACCGCAGTCGATGCCAAGCGCCACGCTCTCGGATCCGAAGAGCGCGAGCCTCTGCCCGGTGAGAATCTGGTGCTCACCATCGACACCAACATCCAGCACATTGCAGAGCGCGCGCTGGATGCGCAAATGGAGAAGATGAAGGCCGCACACGGCACCGTAGTCGTGCAGGATCCGCACACAGGCCAGATCCTCGCGCTCGCCATCGCCCCTCGCTACAACCCGAACGATCTGAAGCACCAGGATCCGTCGATCCTGAAGAACCTTGCAGTGAGCGACGTCTACGAGCCAGGCAGCACCTTCAAGCTGCTTACCTATGCCTCTGCGATTGATGGCGCGGGCGTGCAGCCGACCGACATCGTGGATTGCCAGGGCGGTGCCTTCACTCTGTTCGGTCGCACCCTGCACGATGATAAGTCTGACCACTTCGGCCGCGTCACGGTGAAGTATGCTCTCGAGCACTCCAGCGACGTTGGCGCGGCAAAAATGGCGCTGAAGCTTGGCAATCAGCGCTTCTACGATTACATCCGTTCGTTCGGTTTCGGCGATCGTTCCGGTATTGAGCTTCCGAGCGAAACCCGTGGTCTTTTGCGTCCGCCGAAGAAGTGGGACGCGCCCAGCATCCTGTCCATCTCCATCGGGCAGGAGGTGGGCGTTACGCCGATCCAACTCGTCACCATGGTGTCGACCATTGCGAATGGTGGGACCTATCTGCCGCCGCACGTTCTGCTGAACGCTAGTGATTATGTGAAGGGTGATCCGCGGCTGCAGCCTGCGGCGTTTCATCCCACCACGTCGTTGCCGGCGAAGCTGCCGGACGGAGCACACCGCGTCATCAGTGAGCTGACGGCCGCCAAGATGCGCGACATCATGGAAGGCGTCGTCGTGGAGGGAACCGGTAAGAAGGCCGCGCTGAACGGCTACAGCGCAGGCGGCAAGACCGGTACCGCGAACAAGGTCGATCCCGTTACGCACACGTACTCCCATACCAAGCTGGTCGCCAGCTTTGCCGGGATCGCTCCCGTGAACAATCCTGCGATCTCGATCGCAGTCGTCATCGACACGCCCACAGTCGGCTCGCGCTACGGTGCGGAAACGAGTGCGCCGGTATTCCAGCAGGTCGCGCAAGAGGTGCTGGAGTACCTTGGCGTGCCCCACGACCGCCCGCTCCATCCGGTGAAGCCGGGCGATGAGCCGGCGCATCCCGCGGCAGAACTTGCGGAAGACGCACCCTCGGAAGAGACCGGCGATCTGGCTGCACTCTTTGCGGAAGCGAACGCGTTACCCGCTGACGATCCGTTGCATGGAGACCAGACTGCAACCGCGAAGCCCGTTCAGACCGCGCAGGTTGTAAGTACACCAACCTCGTCCAGCAAGGCAGCCGCAATCTTTGCGGCCTTGCCGGACAAGATCATGCAGGCATTCCGCGAGCACGGCGGATCGTCGTTTATGCCGGAGGAAGCGAACGTCCGTCCCATGCCGAAGCCGCAGCCTTCCACCACGGTTCGCTCCGATGGCGCTGTCGTCGTGGATGCGAGTCGCAAGGTTGCCGTACCGGTGTTTGATGGAAGCGCTCTGCGCACCGTGATTGAAAAGGCAGGCGTAGCAGGCCTGCGTGTTCAGCCTGTCGGCAGCGGTCTGGCGCGCGAACAGATGCCCGCTGCCGGAACCATGGTCCCTGTGGGAACGGAAGTCGTGGTGCGCTTCGGACGATGA